The following is a genomic window from Verrucosispora sp. WMMD573.
GTCCCGAACGACGGTTAGCTCTGGCGGGGCGGGGTAGGTGGAGGTGATGACGAGATCACAGCCCCGGCGAGCCCGTGGCACGGTCGGTCACGCGTACAGCGCACTGAACCTGCGGCTGGCGCTGGCCAGCTTCGGGCTCGTCACCTTGACCGTTTTCGCGGTGTTGGCGTTCCGTGCCGACGTGGTCTGGTTGGGTGTCGTCTGCGCCGTCTTCGCGGTGGTTGCCGTGGTCGACCTGATCATCATTCAACGTCGTCGCGCCGCCCGCCGCCGGGAGGAGCCCGGCGCGCGGCACTCGCTGTTCGAGTGACGGGAGAAGCACTGATGACCATCGCCACCACCAATCCGGTAAACGGCCAGGTGCTCAAGACGTACGAGGCGATGTCCGACGAACAGATCGACGGCGCGATCGAGCGGACCGACCTGGCGTACCGGCAGTTGCGCGGCACCACGATCGAGCAGCGCGGGCGGTGGCTGACCGCGGCGGCCGACCTGCTGGAGGCGGAGCGGGACGAGATCGCCCGGCTGATGACCACCGAGATGGGCAAGACGCTCGCCGCCGCCAAGGCCGAGGTCATCAAGTGCGCCACCGCCTGCCGCTTCTACGCCACCCGGGCGGCCGAGTTCCTCGCCGACGAGCCCGTCGACGCCGAAGCGGTCTCGGCGACCCGGGCCTTCATCCGCTACCAGCCCATCGGCCCGGTGCTGGCCGTTATGCCGTGGAATTTTCCCCTTTGGCAGGTGATGCGTTTCGCCGCGCCGGCCCTGATGGCCGGCAACACCGGCCTGCTCAAGCACGCCTCCAACGTGCCGCAGACCGCGTTGCTGCTGGAGGACCTGTTCCGGCGGGCCGGCTTCCCGGAGGGCGCGTTCACCACGCTGCTGGTCGGCTCCGAGGCGGTGGACCGGATCCTGAGCGACCCCCGGGTACGCGCCGCCACGCTGACCGGCAGTGAGGTGGCCGGCCGGTCGATCGCGCAGATCGCCGGTCGGGAACTGAAGAAGACGGTGCTGGAGCTGGGTGGCAGCGACCCCTTCGTGGTGATGCCCTCCGCCGACGTGGACCTGGCCGCGCAGGTCGCCACCACCGCCCGCTGCCAGAACAACGGTCAGTCCTGCATCGCGGCCAAGCGCTTCATCGTGCACACCGACGTCTACGACGCCTTCGCCGAGGCGTTCGCCCATCGCATGTCGGCGCTGCGGGTGGGTGATCCGATGGACGGCGACACCGACGTCGGCCCGCTGGCCTCCGAGCGGGGGCGCGACGAGATCGACGCGCAGGTACGGGACGCGGTCGACAAGGGAGCCACGGTGCTCTGCGGCGGGGAGAAGCCGAGCGGGGAGGGCTGGTTCTACCCGCCGACGGTGGTGACGGATCTGAACCCGGGCATGCGGATGTGGGCGGAGGAGGTGTTCGGGCCGGTCGCCGGGTTGTACCGGGCCGCGTCGTACGACGAGGCGATCGAGCTGGCCAACGGCACCAGCTTCGGGCTCGGCTC
Proteins encoded in this region:
- a CDS encoding DUF6343 family protein; its protein translation is MTRSQPRRARGTVGHAYSALNLRLALASFGLVTLTVFAVLAFRADVVWLGVVCAVFAVVAVVDLIIIQRRRAARRREEPGARHSLFE
- a CDS encoding NADP-dependent succinic semialdehyde dehydrogenase, encoding MTIATTNPVNGQVLKTYEAMSDEQIDGAIERTDLAYRQLRGTTIEQRGRWLTAAADLLEAERDEIARLMTTEMGKTLAAAKAEVIKCATACRFYATRAAEFLADEPVDAEAVSATRAFIRYQPIGPVLAVMPWNFPLWQVMRFAAPALMAGNTGLLKHASNVPQTALLLEDLFRRAGFPEGAFTTLLVGSEAVDRILSDPRVRAATLTGSEVAGRSIAQIAGRELKKTVLELGGSDPFVVMPSADVDLAAQVATTARCQNNGQSCIAAKRFIVHTDVYDAFAEAFAHRMSALRVGDPMDGDTDVGPLASERGRDEIDAQVRDAVDKGATVLCGGEKPSGEGWFYPPTVVTDLNPGMRMWAEEVFGPVAGLYRAASYDEAIELANGTSFGLGSNAWTRDPQEQQRFATDLEAGAVFINGMTTSYPELPFGGVKNSGYGRELSAQGMHEFCNVKTVWMGEGAATAGAGAHAE